A stretch of DNA from Triticum dicoccoides isolate Atlit2015 ecotype Zavitan chromosome 2A, WEW_v2.0, whole genome shotgun sequence:
cctcatcatggtggccgtcgcGATGATGAAGTTGGCCTCcgatgatgattttcccctccggcagggtgccggaacgggccccCGATTGAgttttcgtggatacagaggcttgcggcggcaaaaCTTCTCGTCTAGGTTAACTTTTGGGGGTTTCTGAATATATAGGATTTTTTGGTGTCAGTCTCACGCTAAGATAGGCTtcgaggggcccactaggcaccagggtgcgccagtggtggcgcaccctggtgcctagtggccacctccttcacctcctggtcctcccacgaagtttctagtgcctcttttgttcccaaaaattatcaaaaagtttcactgcatttggagaactttgatttctgcacaaaaaacaacatcatggtagttctgctgaaaacatcgtcaatctgggttagttccattcaaatcataccaaaaccatatagaatttttgtaaacatggcataaatacttcataaattatagatacgttggagacgtatcagggtcgtCCTCGACATCGCCGACGTTGTCGTTGTGGTTGCCATTGGTATTGCTGTTGTCGTTGCCGTTACCATTGTCCGGACTGGCATTAGCGTGTTCGCCATATAGCACTCATAGGTCAAAGTCTCTTGCCACTTGCGCAAGGGCACTGTGGCTGGCGGTCGGCTTTCCGCAGACTCGCAGACTTCTTCTTCCGTGTCTTCTGACTCCTCGGTGGCTCCTTTAAGGACGTAAGTGAAATCTTCAACATTGACGACGAGATTAGTGGTGGGTGGGTCAAAAAATAGACTTCTCCAGTAACTCCTAGATCTGATCTGACATCGAGATTGGTATAACCGATGTCTGTTGTTCTAGGATCTGGCTGGACGTCCAAGAATATTGGCTCTCCCTGGCAGTCCACGGTATAATCCATCTTGGCGAATCTTACGATCTGACCTAGAGTGAAAGCCTCGCCCTGGCCGAGGTTTCCAATCGAGTTGGCGATGAGGGTGATGTCGCCGAAGACGAACATACGACCCGGCGGGAAGATCATGATGGAGCCGGTCTAAGCGTTGATACGAACCGTCATCGAGCCCGACGTTCACTTACCAGGACCTGCATGGGTCACCACTATTGGATCTTAATCCAACAAATCCCTTGGTACGGTATCCTAACTAGGCGACTTAACACGATGGTAATAAAAGACGAGGTTTATCCAGGTACAGACTCTCCAAAGGAGATAATACCCTGCATCATGCTTGCGTTTGAGTATGTACAAAGTACATGTCAAGTACCAAGGGATTGAATCTAATCTACATCAACCCTGACCCCAGCTTATATACACACCGGGGGTCCTAGGGTTTACACAAGTAGGTCGGTTACATCGGTGGAGGCAGAGACCCCCTCCAACTTTGGTATCGTCGAATTGTACTCCAAGTCTCTCGTATCTCCATTTAATCAACTATAGGCTACCCAAAGGGGCCCATGAAAGAACCAGCCTAGGGGGTCATAGTTAGGCCCACCAGGCCGAGAACCGACAAACAATTTGACTGATAGTGCCTGAAAAAATTAACCAATAAAAGATCATCAATTAGACGAGTATTGACAATGGTGTGGAAGGAGCGACGATGTGATGGAGATTATATAAACAAACATCAAGTAAAGGAAGAAGTGAATCAGAATCCTAAGTAACCTATGATTTTTGGTTGGTTGCACATCGATTTCCATTAAATGGGTTTCAGGCTTGCAGCAAGTGCAACTTGCGTCGTCAATCATCGGCGGGTCGACTCCAATCACAGCCGGCGCTTCACTGGCGTCGCCCGAAGACGCGTCCCTATCCCTCGATTTTGTTGGACTGCAAGTTCAGTTACCATGCGAGCAAGCCTTGACCATATGCTTGGCCTGTCGGTGAGGAGCAGGATGAGCATGATGATCACCTCGAGTGTGTCCATCGAGATGCAAAGGGCTGCACCTCATAAGGCTTTGCCTTTTCTTTCAGATGCAAATCGACTGATAAATTCACCGACACattacatcatagttcaattgcccAAAATCACAAGAGACGTCTGAATTTATTTCTGGAGCAGCAACTAGGTTTCATTCGGCACTTGGTGCTTTAAACGTACAAACCCCACGTGAAGATCTAACATCCACGAACGCAAAAACCCGACAGATTTAACAGTTTAGAAGAGATGCAGTTTATTTTTTAAGTCGGCCAAAAGAACTAGCCCTTAGTGTAATGTTTTAATGTCTCTAAATTTTCTCTAGATTTCAGTCAAATATTGTGTAACTTTGTGTGACACTAAAACATTAAAACATCATGTGACTTTTTTTTAGGAAAAACATCAGGTGACTGAATGTCAGCCAAGCAGCAGCTTTCTTCTCAtctcaaaagaaaaggaaaaggaaaaagaggaaaagaaagctggagaagagaaGAACACCGAGGCACCGACCGGTCCAAGTCCAACCCAGCCGTCCCCTCCGATCCGGGGGACTCCTCCCCATTCCCAACTCCTAAACCCATCGCCGCCACAGGCACCATCTCCCCCGGCCTCAGCAGCCGCCATGGCCGACGGCGCCAACCCAAACCCAACATCCACACCCAGGCAGAAGGCAGTCCCGGACTGGCTCAACAGCCCGATCTGGTCCGCCCCTGCCCCTAGCCCGCGCCACCGCTCCCCtccccgcgccccctcccctcccccacctCCCCCTCCCAAGCCGCAGCACGATCCGACCCCGCCGCCCCCTCGTCAACCCGCGCGGCGCGACGGTGCAAGCTctgactccgactccgacagcGGCGGCGGTGACGAGGGCGCGGCCACCTCGTCTCGGACCCACCTCGTCGCCGAGTTCAAAGCGGCGGTGAGTGTTGGCCTCTCGCGGTCGAGTCACGGGACTTCGCTGTTTAGCTTTGGTTTGTAACTTGTTCGTTCGTCTGTTTGTGTTTCGGTGCGTGTAGCTGGAAAGGAAGGTGGTGGATCTGGCGGAGCTGCGGAGGCTCGCGTGCCAGGGCGTGCCTGACGACCCCGCCGTGCGGCCTGTTGTCTGGAAGGTCTGGGAATTCTCCCATTTTCTTCGTATAACTTTTTCACTATGTGTTCGTGCAGTTTGCTTGGGCCTGGCCGAGTGTTTGCTCTCTCACTCACATGCTGGTGATATGACATTGGCAAGAAAGTTCAAGAGTTACATTTTTATGCCCTGATGCTTGTTGATGACCTCGTATGATCATTGTTGATTCCATATATGGCATGATGCCCCAATTGAGTCTAGGACGGGGTTGCCATGGTTGGTTCACCTAAATCAGGATAGTATCTTTTGAACGGCATGACACACATTAGATTTATGAAAAAAAATTAGCCTCCATGTGATTGGTCTTCAAACTTATGCATCATTTATAATGAAATACAAACATATATGCTTACTTAACGATGGACTCGCATAGTACATGAAGCGCTCATGGAATTTACTTATATTCCATGAATAAGTCCTTGAACAATTGATTCACTAATAGAATACGATTTTGAAATATTCTAGACTGGGAGTAGTAATATTGTTTCATGAATAGACTTCTCATGCCAAGTTCCCAAGTAGGGGAAAAACAATTCTCAAGCTTGTTGAGATCTCCCCAGAAGCCAAATAAACGAGCCTCGAGTTTTTTCCTTCTGTTTTGCATTTCTTTGCTGTTTTTTATGAATTTATTTCATTGCACATCATAATTTGGAGCCATGCTCTAATTTTATTGTAGAGGTTTGAGAATAGCTACTGTTATAGGTTTAGATTAGAAGAAACTGTTGAACAAACGGCAAGTGTTTGAGGTAAAATGGATATTGTGAATGCATTTTAGTCTGTTGGCGGTGTCgatatttttttttcctttttaatatGTTACAAATTTATTTGACTTTTTTGATAGTTAGCAGCTTCTCTTGGGGTACTTGCCAATGGATCATGCTCTGTGGGCGTACGAACTGGAAAAAAAGCGGTCCCAGTACAGTGCTTTCAAAGACGAGCTTTTGGTTAACCCTGTAAGTTTTTAATGCACATTGCGCTGTAACTTCTTTACGATCGCAGATGCATGAGTTCTTTAGTTCTTTACCATTGCAGATGCACGAGTTCTTTAGTTGTTCACCACTTACTATGTGTTTAAATAGAAGGAACAATGCTTTCCTTCCCTAGGAGGGCTAGGAGAGCACCGGTGTGTGTTGGTAGCTATATATTGAAAAAAAAATCCAAATCAGTTACGGGCATGAAACACACTccttaagggccagttcttttggggctTATGACTTGCTGTGGAAATAAGCGCCCCCCCtacccagcttattctagaagcccaaccTAGTCCTTAACATCTTAAGATTTTGTTGGTTTTGGTGCCAGGCTGGTAGACAGTCACCTCATGCTGGCTGCCACAATTTTCCCCTCCTAACTTTGTACTAGAATCAGTCCGAaatagatgatatttttagcaagaTTGTTTTGGCTTGCAAATGGCAGACATTTTTATTGTCGAGATGGCATTTCCCTCAAATACCTGAACTAAATGCTGATTCATGCTGGTGTGAAGAGATGAGTGATCTAAAACGACAGACAAAGTAGACCATATGGAATATTTGACTAGAAAACGTCAATCTTCAGCTAGCATGATCCATAATTAGAAAACCCCACCCCACAACCACACGTGTGCGCACACACCATACATTAAATTGATAATGTGCTTTACTGTGATGTAGATTCTTTAATTTACCTACTTTGTGGTGGTTCCTTTTCCCATTTTTAACCAACCTGCACAACAATATATTTTGGTTCTGGTCAGTCAGAAGTTACCCGAAGAATGGAAATGACTATTTCAAAAAGGAAGGAACATAATTCTGAAGGAACTGGATTTCTCCCAAGGGCGGAAATCGTCCAGGACGAACATCCTCTAAGCCTTGGGAAAACTAGTGTTTGGAACCAACACTTCCAGGTAATGTTTAACTGCACTTAAAATTAGTGTACTTCCTGGCTGTTTGCCATACTCTGTACATTGTTTCTATTAATTCATTTTATTTGGTTTTGCAACTTGCAACTGCTTTGCTTGTGAGAGACCTCCCTTTGCATTCTGCTTGTTAGTTAATGTTGTGATAAATATGTTAGTGTCTTAGCTACTAAAATGTAAATGTTATCGAATACTTTCAGGAATCTGAAACTGTAGAGCAGATTGATAGAGATGTTAAGCGTACTCATCCTGAGATGCAGTTTTTCAATGGCGGTTCTTCTGATGCCTTGTCTAATCAGGTAGGCATTTATTGTCTAAACATGATGCCAGTTCTTGCTTGTTTCTGGTACTTCTATTTAGTCTAAATCTAAAATATGATGTATTTTTTCCAGGAGTCACTGAAGCGAATACTTACCATCTTTGCAAAATTAAACCCGGGTATAAGGTATGTACAAGGAATGAATGAAGTTTTGGCACCTCTCTACTATGTCTTCAAGAATGATCCAGACCAAAGTAATTCTGTAAGTTCTCTTAATGTCCCCATTTGCTTTAAAAAAACTTTTTTTTAGTTTTTGTGGTGATGAAACAAACTGACCATGCTAAAGATTGTGTGATTTTCCTTATAGCTTCAAATTATTAATTGTCTTAAATTTTATTTTTCTTAGTATTGATGTAATATGCAACCCGTGATGATGCAACGAGTACTGGAGTTTGAATCTTTGAATCGTATAGTAAATGATGTGATGCATCTGTATATACTCACTTCATTTCACAATGTTTGGCACTTTTGGTCATGATATGCTTCCTGCATAGCTGGTATTTTCAACCAAGATATCCTTCCCAAATGTTTGGAGCTTTGCACCTTTGCATTCATCTTTATCATCTTGCCCATAGTTGATTATGCATTCTCGTTGTTTGTTTTCTTAGACTTTTCTCCCACATCTTTGTTATGAGGGGGATTTAGACCTAACCCTTGCATTTTTTTTGCTAAAACATGCGCTCAAAAGTGCCATGTATTGAAAACAGTGAAAGTACATCTTTATCTTCCAACCAAAATAAGAGCTAAGAAAGAATCATCTCTGATGCAGTTTGGCGGTCGATAATTTCGAATGTGTCAAAATGCATCATTAGATTTTTAGAGTATATAAATCCTACTGCAAGCTTCTAGAGGAGTATCTTGTGGAGTTT
This window harbors:
- the LOC119354931 gene encoding TBC domain-containing protein C1952.17c-like — translated: MADGANPNPTSTPRQKAVPDWLNSPIWSAPAPSPRHRSPPRAPSPPPPPPPKPQHDPTPPPPRQPARRDGASSDSDSDSGGGDEGAATSSRTHLVAEFKAALERKVVDLAELRRLACQGVPDDPAVRPVVWKLLLGYLPMDHALWAYELEKKRSQYSAFKDELLVNPSEVTRRMEMTISKRKEHNSEGTGFLPRAEIVQDEHPLSLGKTSVWNQHFQESETVEQIDRDVKRTHPEMQFFNGGSSDALSNQESLKRILTIFAKLNPGIRYVQGMNEVLAPLYYVFKNDPDQSNSASAESDAFFCFVEVLSGFRDNFCKQLDNSVVGIRSTISKLSQLLKRHDEELWRHLEVVTKVNPQFYAFRWITLLLTQEFKFRDCIHLWDALLGDPEGPQATLLRICCAMLILVRRRLLAGDFTANLKLLQNYPPTNIDHLLHIANKLRGLVPC